A genomic region of Pseudomonas migulae contains the following coding sequences:
- a CDS encoding glutathione S-transferase: protein MYQLYGHQNSGAAAIEAALELCEIPYRFIDVEASTEAAHALEKLNPLKQIPTLQLPDGSILSESAAILIHLGLTFPKSKLLPENAAERDQAIRGLVYIVSNCYAAIGIIDYPERWLQVADKPSRDNLMAGARERLHWSWEVFADQFSGELYLGDESPGALDVLAAVITRWAGSREHLRSARPGFFAWLERIDRHPTLAPVFARHWPS, encoded by the coding sequence ATGTATCAGCTATACGGACACCAGAACTCCGGCGCCGCCGCCATCGAAGCCGCGTTGGAGCTTTGCGAGATTCCTTACCGCTTCATCGACGTCGAGGCTTCCACGGAGGCGGCCCACGCCCTGGAGAAACTCAACCCGCTCAAGCAGATTCCGACCTTGCAGCTGCCCGACGGCAGCATTCTCAGCGAAAGTGCGGCGATCCTGATCCATCTCGGGCTCACGTTTCCCAAGTCGAAACTGCTGCCGGAAAATGCCGCCGAGCGCGATCAGGCGATTCGCGGCCTGGTGTACATCGTCAGCAATTGTTATGCGGCGATCGGCATCATCGATTACCCCGAGCGTTGGTTGCAGGTCGCGGATAAACCTTCACGGGACAACCTCATGGCCGGCGCTCGCGAACGACTGCACTGGAGTTGGGAGGTGTTTGCCGATCAGTTTTCCGGGGAGTTGTATCTGGGCGATGAGTCGCCGGGTGCGCTGGATGTGCTGGCGGCGGTGATTACGCGCTGGGCGGGCAGCCGGGAACATTTGCGCAGCGCCCGACCGGGGTTTTTCGCCTGGCTGGAGCGAATCGACCGGCACCCGACACTGGCACCGGTCTTTGCGCGGCATTGGCCATCCTGA
- a CDS encoding DUF4349 domain-containing protein, producing the protein MRQQDGRSASLFRTFGFILACLAISACSPSDHSSSASLAGEQGRGGAMLAYEHELQLLLPQAQIAPRLQATREACETARFGACNVLRIEQGAGRADITLRIAPAGVEPLVAMASEGGELGQRITSAEDLADAVDDTRRRQERLKAQQQRLDELATRKDISVSDLITLSKEQAGIENDLQALAQIAAGHQRRLDTNRVTLSFQPTGASSRSSHLSQAFSNLLDNLADGAADALEKVSYALPFLILAFPLFMLWVWLWRKFVRRRG; encoded by the coding sequence ATGCGCCAACAGGATGGCCGAAGCGCCTCACTTTTTCGTACCTTCGGGTTCATTCTGGCCTGCCTGGCGATAAGTGCCTGCTCGCCGAGCGACCACTCGTCATCGGCCAGTCTAGCCGGTGAACAAGGGCGTGGCGGGGCCATGCTTGCCTATGAACACGAACTGCAGCTGTTGCTGCCCCAGGCACAAATCGCCCCGCGCCTGCAGGCCACCCGTGAGGCCTGCGAAACCGCGCGTTTCGGCGCCTGCAACGTCTTGCGCATCGAGCAAGGCGCAGGCCGCGCCGACATCACCTTGCGCATCGCACCGGCCGGCGTCGAGCCGTTGGTGGCGATGGCCAGCGAGGGTGGCGAACTGGGTCAGCGGATCACCAGCGCCGAAGACCTGGCCGATGCCGTGGACGACACCCGCCGACGCCAGGAACGACTCAAGGCCCAACAGCAGCGCCTCGATGAGCTGGCGACCCGCAAAGACATCAGCGTCTCCGATCTGATCACCCTGAGCAAAGAGCAGGCCGGGATCGAGAACGATCTGCAAGCCCTGGCGCAGATTGCCGCCGGGCACCAGCGGCGTCTGGACACCAATCGGGTCACATTGTCGTTCCAGCCGACCGGCGCCAGCAGTCGCTCGTCGCACCTGAGCCAGGCATTCAGCAATTTGCTCGACAATCTGGCCGACGGCGCCGCCGATGCGCTGGAAAAAGTCAGCTACGCGCTGCCCTTCCTGATCCTGGCGTTCCCGCTGTTCATGCTGTGGGTCTGGTTGTGGCGCAAGTTTGTTCGGCGTCGGGGCTGA
- a CDS encoding DUF3455 domain-containing protein has protein sequence MNARHLICLAALFAAVPAAFAQAGLPDNIKVPDGHKVALETTGVGEITYECRDKANMAGQTEWVFVGPKAVLNDRAGKQVGTYFGPPATWQAKDGSKVTGTQLAVAPSSPGNLPYQLVKANPAEGKGAMSGVSYIQRVALKGGVAPSAECTAANKGTQTVVKYQADYIFWAAS, from the coding sequence ATGAACGCCAGACACCTGATTTGCCTTGCCGCTTTGTTCGCCGCCGTACCTGCGGCTTTTGCCCAGGCCGGTCTGCCCGACAACATCAAGGTTCCGGACGGGCACAAGGTCGCCCTGGAAACCACCGGCGTCGGCGAAATCACCTACGAATGCCGTGACAAGGCCAACATGGCCGGCCAGACCGAATGGGTGTTTGTCGGGCCCAAGGCTGTGCTCAATGATCGCGCTGGCAAGCAAGTCGGCACTTACTTCGGCCCGCCGGCGACCTGGCAAGCGAAGGATGGCTCGAAAGTCACCGGCACCCAACTGGCTGTCGCACCGTCGAGCCCGGGCAATCTGCCCTATCAACTGGTCAAGGCCAATCCGGCCGAGGGCAAAGGTGCGATGAGCGGCGTCAGTTACATCCAGCGCGTGGCCCTCAAAGGGGGCGTCGCCCCGAGCGCCGAGTGCACGGCGGCTAACAAGGGCACGCAGACAGTGGTGAAGTATCAGGCGGATTACATTTTCTGGGCCGCGAGTTAA
- a CDS encoding sigma-70 family RNA polymerase sigma factor, which yields MSLPEPIFDYEAHLAACGRGERQALRDLYVQESPRLLGVARRLVRDTALAEDIVHDAFLRIWAGAAGFDPTRGSARGWMFSVTRHLALNFIRDNSREIQGDIDVQNDAETFDAQVHSSRIHLCLEQLDPARRSCILHAYVDGYSHAQISRKLGTPLGTVKAWIKRSLTALRECMG from the coding sequence GTGTCCTTGCCCGAACCCATTTTCGACTATGAAGCTCACCTCGCCGCCTGTGGCCGGGGCGAACGTCAGGCCCTGCGGGATTTGTACGTGCAGGAGAGTCCGCGGCTGCTCGGCGTGGCCAGGCGCCTGGTGCGCGACACAGCGCTGGCCGAAGACATTGTCCACGATGCGTTTCTCAGGATCTGGGCCGGCGCTGCCGGTTTCGACCCGACGCGGGGGTCGGCACGGGGCTGGATGTTCAGCGTGACCCGGCATCTGGCGCTCAACTTCATCCGTGACAACAGCCGCGAAATCCAGGGCGATATCGACGTGCAGAACGACGCTGAAACCTTCGATGCACAAGTGCACTCCTCACGCATTCACCTGTGCCTGGAGCAGTTGGACCCTGCGCGGCGCAGCTGCATCCTGCACGCCTACGTCGACGGTTATTCTCACGCACAAATCTCACGCAAACTCGGCACCCCACTGGGCACCGTCAAAGCGTGGATCAAAAGGAGCCTGACGGCATTGCGGGAGTGCATGGGATGA
- a CDS encoding anti-sigma factor, with product MTIRPADETPEQLDELASEYVLGTLSDERRSAVQRRLPDDAELRTAVDTWERRLLGLTDFAQPETPSHFLWQRIERSVNALTRAPTVEPSSWWNRLPLWRGLAGAGLAATLLLGMLLLTQTTVKPTYLVVLVAPQDKSPGWVISVSNPREIQLIPLGVAQVPEDKALEFWTKAEGWQGPVSLGLVKPGQTLSVPVDKLPPLQPDQLFELTLENRTGSPIGKPTGPIQFIGRAVKVI from the coding sequence ATGACGATCAGGCCTGCGGATGAGACCCCGGAGCAACTCGACGAACTGGCCAGCGAGTATGTGTTGGGTACGCTCTCGGACGAACGACGCAGCGCGGTACAGCGACGCCTGCCCGACGATGCCGAACTGCGCACGGCGGTCGACACCTGGGAGCGTCGCTTGTTGGGCCTGACTGACTTCGCCCAACCCGAGACGCCCTCGCACTTTCTGTGGCAACGCATCGAGCGCAGCGTCAACGCCCTGACCCGAGCGCCAACGGTCGAACCGTCATCCTGGTGGAATCGGTTACCGCTGTGGCGCGGGCTCGCCGGTGCGGGGCTGGCGGCCACGTTGCTGCTCGGCATGCTGTTGCTCACGCAAACCACGGTCAAGCCGACCTACCTGGTGGTGCTGGTCGCGCCACAAGACAAATCACCGGGCTGGGTGATTTCGGTCAGCAATCCCAGGGAAATCCAGTTGATTCCGCTGGGGGTCGCGCAGGTTCCGGAAGACAAGGCGCTGGAGTTCTGGACCAAGGCCGAAGGCTGGCAAGGGCCGGTGTCGCTGGGCTTGGTCAAACCGGGGCAAACGCTGTCGGTGCCTGTGGATAAACTGCCGCCGCTGCAACCCGACCAATTGTTCGAACTGACCCTTGAAAACCGCACCGGCTCGCCGATCGGCAAGCCTACAGGGCCGATTCAGTTCATCGGGCGGGCGGTGAAGGTGATCTGA
- a CDS encoding phage infection protein — protein sequence MKRQLFLSIAFSVFAVNAFAASSAHPVVAEGGSDRLIESRVAEGGSDRLIENRVAEGGSDRLIENRVAEGGSDRLIENRVAEGGSDRLIENRVAEGGSDRLIENRVAEGGSDRLIENRVAEGGSDRLIENRVAEGGSDRLIENRVAEGGSDRLIESRAV from the coding sequence ATGAAACGCCAACTCTTCCTCAGCATCGCTTTCTCGGTTTTTGCAGTTAACGCTTTCGCAGCTTCTTCTGCTCACCCGGTTGTCGCTGAAGGCGGCTCGGATCGTCTGATTGAAAGTCGTGTGGCTGAGGGTGGTTCGGATCGTCTGATCGAGAATCGTGTGGCTGAAGGTGGTTCGGATCGTTTGATCGAGAATCGTGTTGCCGAAGGTGGTTCCGACCGTCTGATCGAAAACCGCGTCGCTGAAGGTGGTTCGGATCGTTTGATCGAAAACCGCGTCGCTGAAGGTGGCTCTGACCGTCTGATCGAAAACCGCGTCGCTGAAGGTGGCTCTGACCGTCTGATCGAAAACCGCGTCGCTGAAGGTGGCTCTGACCGTCTGATCGAAAACCGCGTTGCTGAAGGTGGTTCTGACCGCCTGATCGAAAACCGCGTTGCCGAAGGTGGTTCTGACCGCCTGATCGAAAGCCGCGCAGTGTGA
- a CDS encoding DUF1615 domain-containing protein has translation MQANRLITSAAALLVLAGCGTQRSQEAPARPPAEVKAEIVRLLPAKTVDRQGWATDIYAAFAAQDIYPSTQNLCSVLAVTEQESTFQVDPSVPGLGKIAREEIDRRAAKVHIPGLLVSGALQVSSSNGKSYSDRLNAARSEKELSAIFDDFIGMVPMGRTLFGGFNPVHTGGPMQVSIDFAEQQARNYPYPVDGTIRHEVFSRRGGMYFGIAHLLGYPVSYKQPLYRFADFNAGWYASRNAAFQNAVSRASGIPLALDGDLVRYDSIMPGTTELAVRTLGKRLGMRNTTIRDQLEEGKSLEFEDTRLYQQVFELAEQAEGRSLPRAVLPGIVLQSPKITRKLTTAWFAKRVDERYQRCMARAGK, from the coding sequence ATGCAAGCCAATCGATTGATCACGAGCGCCGCGGCGCTGTTGGTGCTGGCCGGGTGCGGGACGCAGCGCAGCCAGGAAGCCCCGGCCCGCCCCCCCGCCGAAGTCAAGGCAGAGATCGTGCGCCTGCTGCCGGCCAAAACCGTGGACCGCCAAGGCTGGGCCACGGACATTTACGCCGCCTTTGCTGCGCAGGACATCTATCCGTCCACACAAAACCTCTGTTCCGTACTGGCCGTCACCGAGCAGGAATCGACCTTTCAGGTTGACCCGTCAGTGCCGGGCCTGGGCAAGATCGCCAGGGAAGAAATCGACCGGCGTGCCGCGAAGGTTCACATCCCCGGCCTGCTGGTGAGCGGGGCGTTGCAAGTGAGTTCAAGCAACGGCAAGAGCTACAGCGACCGCTTGAATGCCGCGCGCAGTGAAAAAGAGCTCAGCGCGATCTTCGATGACTTCATCGGCATGGTGCCCATGGGACGGACGCTGTTCGGCGGCTTCAACCCGGTGCACACCGGTGGCCCGATGCAGGTCAGCATCGACTTCGCCGAGCAACAGGCACGGAATTATCCCTACCCGGTGGACGGCACGATCCGGCATGAAGTGTTCAGCCGTCGCGGCGGCATGTATTTCGGCATCGCCCATTTGCTCGGTTATCCGGTGAGCTACAAACAGCCGCTGTACCGCTTCGCCGATTTCAACGCCGGTTGGTACGCCAGTCGCAATGCCGCGTTTCAGAACGCTGTGAGCCGTGCTTCGGGCATCCCGCTGGCGCTGGACGGTGATCTGGTGCGCTACGACTCGATCATGCCCGGCACCACGGAACTGGCCGTGCGCACCCTCGGCAAGCGCCTGGGCATGCGCAACACGACCATCAGGGATCAACTGGAGGAGGGCAAAAGCCTGGAGTTCGAGGACACCCGGTTGTATCAGCAGGTCTTCGAGCTGGCCGAACAAGCCGAAGGCCGTTCGTTGCCGCGTGCGGTATTGCCGGGGATCGTGCTGCAGAGCCCGAAAATCACCCGCAAACTCACGACAGCGTGGTTTGCCAAGCGGGTTGATGAACGTTATCAGCGCTGCATGGCGCGGGCAGGGAAGTGA
- a CDS encoding TonB-dependent receptor, translating to MTTPARFGVPFRPTLLALLCSLSATAYAATPATDPETDSKAVVLDNVNINAQAPSPSELPPPYAGGQVARGGQLGVLGNQDIMDVPFSMASYTEQLIQDQQAENVGDVLLNDSSVRQASGFSNQAQTFMIRGLPLNSDDISYNGLYGVLPRQIISTDALERVEVFKGPNAFINGVTPSGSGIGGGVNLQPKRAGDVPLRRFTTDISNNGRIGEHLDIGQRFGEDNRFGARLNLSQREGDTAIDHENQRDKLFAIGLDYRGDALRISGDFAYQKERVNGGRSSVNLGTATHIPDAPSADTNYAQKWGFTQIEDTFGMLRAEYDLNDIWTVYAAGGVKHTREVGNYDGTTLVGNDGSSTTSGSFIPHDEDNKSAMAGLNGRFNTGPVSHKLNFGLAGIWTEQRSAFDFGASNPNNIYHPVEVPAPQTGFVGGDVSDPGIIGKTFVRSGAVSDTLGFFDDRLLLTVGVRRQQVVTQGYAYSPWGSGSRTSSYDESITTPVYGIVFKPWEHVSFYANRIEGLAAGPTAPNTSGSRLVTNGGEAFAPARSKQVEAGVKVDMGTYGASLGVYRIEQPSDGYTEVVDATTARFVRKGEQVNKGVELNVFGEPVSGLRLISGVTVMDTELKKTQGGLNDGNHAIGVPTFQFNASADWDVPGLQGVALNARMLRTGGQYADAANNLSLPTWNRFDAGARYAFKVSEKDVTLRFGVENLANKKYWESAQGGYLTQGEPRVAKLSGTIDF from the coding sequence ATGACCACTCCAGCCCGATTCGGCGTGCCTTTTCGCCCGACGCTTCTCGCCCTGCTTTGCTCCCTGTCCGCCACGGCCTATGCCGCCACGCCTGCGACCGATCCCGAAACCGACAGCAAGGCGGTGGTGCTGGACAACGTCAACATCAATGCCCAGGCGCCCTCGCCGTCCGAGTTGCCACCGCCGTATGCCGGGGGTCAGGTGGCGCGCGGTGGTCAGCTCGGCGTGCTGGGTAATCAGGACATCATGGACGTGCCGTTCAGCATGGCGTCCTACACCGAGCAACTGATCCAGGATCAGCAAGCCGAAAACGTCGGCGACGTGCTGCTCAATGATTCGTCGGTCCGCCAGGCCTCCGGGTTTTCCAACCAGGCCCAGACCTTCATGATCCGCGGCCTGCCCCTGAACAGTGATGATATTTCCTACAACGGCCTGTATGGCGTCCTGCCACGGCAGATCATTTCCACCGACGCCCTTGAGCGCGTGGAAGTCTTCAAGGGCCCGAACGCGTTCATCAACGGCGTGACCCCGAGCGGCTCCGGCATCGGCGGTGGCGTCAACCTGCAACCCAAGCGGGCCGGTGATGTGCCGCTGCGTCGTTTCACCACCGATATCAGCAATAACGGCCGGATCGGCGAGCATCTGGACATCGGTCAGCGTTTCGGCGAGGACAACCGCTTCGGTGCGCGCCTCAACCTGTCGCAACGCGAAGGCGATACCGCCATCGACCACGAAAACCAGCGCGACAAACTGTTTGCCATCGGCCTCGACTATCGCGGCGATGCGCTGCGCATTTCCGGCGATTTCGCCTATCAGAAAGAACGCGTTAACGGCGGTCGCAGCTCGGTGAACCTCGGCACGGCCACGCACATCCCGGATGCGCCGTCAGCCGACACCAACTACGCGCAGAAGTGGGGCTTCACTCAGATCGAAGATACTTTCGGCATGCTGCGCGCCGAGTACGACCTGAACGACATCTGGACCGTCTACGCCGCCGGGGGCGTCAAGCACACCCGGGAAGTCGGGAACTACGACGGCACCACCCTCGTCGGCAACGACGGCAGCTCGACCACCAGCGGCTCGTTCATTCCCCATGACGAGGACAACAAGAGCGCCATGGCCGGCCTCAACGGCCGATTCAACACCGGCCCGGTCAGCCACAAACTCAACTTCGGCCTGGCCGGGATCTGGACCGAGCAACGCAGCGCCTTCGACTTCGGCGCCAGCAACCCGAACAACATTTATCATCCGGTCGAAGTCCCTGCGCCACAGACCGGTTTCGTCGGCGGCGATGTCAGCGATCCGGGGATCATCGGCAAGACCTTCGTGCGCAGCGGCGCTGTCTCCGACACCCTGGGCTTCTTCGACGATCGCCTGTTGCTGACCGTCGGTGTTCGTCGCCAACAAGTGGTGACTCAGGGCTACGCCTACTCACCTTGGGGTTCGGGCAGTCGAACCTCCTCCTACGATGAGTCGATCACCACTCCGGTCTACGGCATCGTGTTCAAGCCGTGGGAGCATGTTTCGTTCTACGCCAACCGCATCGAAGGCCTGGCTGCGGGTCCGACGGCGCCGAACACGTCCGGTTCGCGTCTCGTCACCAATGGCGGTGAAGCGTTCGCCCCGGCCCGTTCCAAGCAGGTCGAAGCCGGGGTCAAAGTAGACATGGGCACCTATGGCGCCAGCCTCGGCGTCTACCGCATCGAGCAACCGAGCGATGGCTACACCGAAGTCGTCGACGCCACCACCGCCCGCTTCGTCCGTAAAGGCGAACAGGTCAACAAAGGCGTCGAACTCAACGTCTTCGGCGAACCCGTCAGCGGCCTGCGCCTGATCAGCGGCGTCACCGTGATGGACACCGAACTGAAGAAAACCCAGGGTGGCCTCAACGACGGCAACCACGCCATCGGCGTGCCGACCTTCCAGTTCAATGCCTCGGCCGATTGGGATGTACCCGGTTTGCAGGGTGTAGCGCTGAATGCGCGGATGTTGCGCACCGGCGGTCAATACGCCGACGCGGCGAACAACCTGAGCCTGCCGACCTGGAACCGCTTCGATGCCGGCGCCCGCTACGCCTTCAAGGTTTCGGAAAAAGACGTGACCCTGCGTTTCGGCGTCGAGAACCTGGCCAACAAGAAGTACTGGGAATCGGCCCAGGGCGGTTACCTCACCCAGGGTGAACCACGGGTGGCGAAGCTGTCGGGCACCATCGATTTCTGA
- a CDS encoding FAD-dependent oxidoreductase, giving the protein MNRSDVLIIGAGPTGLVLALWLSKLGIRVRILDKTSAPGTTSRALAVQARTLELYRQLDLSDAVIKGGHRVAAANFWVKGEPVARLPLSRVGEGLTPYAFLEIFPQDEHERLLIERLEAFGIRVERNTELESFEETGDGITARLRLPDGQQETCQACYLAGCDGARSIVRKTLDTGFPGGTYQQIFYVADVQASGPTFNGELHVDLDEADFLAVFPLAGEGRARLIGTVRDERAEHAETLEFADVSSRAIEHLKVQIEQVNWFSTYRVHHRVADHFRSGRAFLLGDAAHVHSPAGGQGMNTGIGDAINLAWKLAAVLSGGAAPHLLDTYETERIAFARKLVATTDRVFSFVTAEGRVADLLRTRLAPFLLPKMASFETSREFLFRTVSQITLNYRGMPLSTGVAGHVHGGDRLPWAHDGEGDNFGPLKCLGWQVHVYGDTSDEMIAWCNEHHLPLHVFDWRPAFEASGLGRNGFYLLRPDTYVAIAETCSDPKVIERYFRDRGIRPFFGSN; this is encoded by the coding sequence ATGAACCGTAGCGACGTACTGATCATCGGCGCCGGCCCCACCGGGCTGGTGCTCGCGCTGTGGCTGAGCAAACTGGGGATCCGCGTGAGGATTCTCGACAAGACGTCGGCCCCCGGCACCACTTCACGGGCGTTGGCCGTGCAGGCGCGCACACTGGAACTGTATCGCCAGCTCGACCTCAGCGACGCCGTGATAAAGGGCGGTCATCGCGTGGCGGCAGCCAACTTCTGGGTCAAGGGCGAACCGGTGGCGCGCTTGCCGCTGAGCCGGGTGGGCGAGGGATTGACGCCCTATGCGTTCCTCGAAATATTCCCTCAGGACGAGCATGAGCGGTTGCTGATCGAACGCCTGGAAGCCTTTGGCATCCGGGTCGAACGCAACACCGAGCTGGAGAGTTTCGAGGAAACCGGCGACGGCATCACCGCGCGTCTGCGCTTGCCGGACGGTCAACAGGAAACCTGTCAGGCCTGTTACCTCGCCGGGTGCGACGGCGCTCGCTCGATCGTGCGCAAAACCCTGGACACCGGTTTTCCCGGCGGGACTTACCAGCAGATTTTCTACGTGGCCGACGTGCAGGCCAGCGGGCCGACGTTCAATGGCGAACTGCATGTGGATCTCGATGAGGCGGACTTTCTCGCGGTGTTTCCATTGGCCGGCGAAGGTCGCGCGCGACTGATCGGAACGGTGCGCGATGAACGCGCCGAGCATGCCGAAACCCTGGAATTTGCAGACGTCAGCAGTCGGGCCATCGAGCATCTGAAGGTGCAGATCGAACAGGTGAACTGGTTCTCGACCTACCGCGTGCATCATCGGGTAGCCGATCACTTTCGCAGCGGCCGCGCGTTTCTATTGGGCGACGCGGCCCACGTCCACAGCCCCGCCGGCGGCCAGGGCATGAACACCGGGATTGGCGATGCCATCAATCTCGCGTGGAAACTCGCGGCCGTGTTGAGCGGCGGTGCCGCGCCGCATTTGCTCGACACCTATGAAACCGAGCGCATCGCGTTTGCCCGCAAACTGGTCGCCACCACCGACCGGGTGTTCAGCTTCGTCACCGCCGAAGGACGCGTGGCCGATTTGCTGCGCACCCGTCTGGCGCCGTTCCTGCTGCCGAAAATGGCCTCGTTCGAGACCTCCCGAGAATTCCTCTTCCGCACGGTGTCGCAGATCACCCTCAATTATCGCGGGATGCCATTGAGCACCGGCGTGGCCGGACACGTGCATGGCGGCGACCGACTGCCGTGGGCGCACGACGGTGAAGGGGATAATTTCGGGCCGCTGAAGTGCCTGGGCTGGCAGGTGCATGTGTACGGCGACACCAGCGACGAAATGATCGCCTGGTGCAACGAACATCACTTGCCGTTGCATGTGTTTGACTGGCGGCCAGCGTTTGAAGCGTCAGGCCTGGGGCGCAACGGGTTTTACCTGCTGCGGCCGGATACCTATGTGGCGATTGCCGAGACGTGCTCGGACCCGAAAGTGATCGAGCGGTATTTCCGGGATCGGGGGATCAGACCGTTTTTTGGCTCTAACTGA
- the hemB gene encoding porphobilinogen synthase, translating into MPSQFPEARPRRLRRNASLRSLFQETEFTLNDLVLPIFVEEEIDDFVPIKSMPGVMRIPESKLAGEIERYARAGIKSVMTFGVSHHLDSSGSDTWNDNGLVSRMSRIAKDAVPDMIVMSDTCFCEYTSHGHCGVLHNHEVDNDQTLINLGKQAVAAARAGADVIAPSAAMDGQVQAIRRALDAAGFTQTAIMAYSTKFASALYGPFREAGGSALKGDRKSYQMNPMNRREAVRESLMDEQEGADALMVKPAGAYLDIIRDIREVSRLPLSAYQVSGEYAMIKFGAQAGAIDEDRVVRESLGAIKRAGADLIFTYFAMDLALAGI; encoded by the coding sequence ATGCCCAGTCAGTTCCCCGAAGCACGTCCACGCCGTCTGCGCCGCAATGCGAGCCTGCGCAGCCTGTTCCAGGAAACCGAATTCACCCTGAACGACCTGGTGCTGCCGATTTTCGTCGAGGAAGAAATCGACGACTTCGTACCGATCAAGAGCATGCCCGGTGTGATGCGGATTCCGGAATCGAAACTGGCCGGCGAGATCGAGCGCTATGCCCGTGCCGGGATCAAGTCGGTGATGACCTTTGGCGTGTCGCATCACCTGGACAGCAGCGGCAGCGATACCTGGAACGACAACGGCCTGGTCTCGCGCATGTCGCGCATTGCCAAGGATGCAGTGCCGGACATGATCGTGATGTCCGACACCTGCTTCTGTGAGTACACCAGTCACGGCCACTGCGGCGTGCTGCACAACCATGAAGTCGACAACGACCAGACCCTGATCAACCTCGGCAAGCAAGCCGTCGCGGCGGCCCGTGCCGGTGCCGATGTGATTGCGCCGTCGGCGGCCATGGACGGGCAGGTCCAGGCGATTCGCCGGGCGCTGGACGCCGCCGGTTTCACCCAGACCGCGATCATGGCCTACTCGACCAAATTCGCTTCGGCGCTCTACGGTCCGTTCCGTGAGGCCGGCGGCAGCGCGCTCAAGGGCGACCGCAAAAGCTATCAGATGAACCCGATGAACCGCCGCGAAGCGGTGCGTGAGTCGTTGATGGACGAGCAGGAAGGCGCCGACGCGCTGATGGTCAAGCCGGCCGGCGCGTACCTGGACATCATCCGCGACATCCGCGAAGTCTCGCGCCTGCCGTTGTCGGCGTACCAGGTGAGCGGCGAGTACGCGATGATCAAGTTCGGCGCACAGGCCGGGGCGATCGATGAGGACCGCGTGGTACGCGAGAGCCTCGGCGCGATCAAGCGGGCGGGGGCGGATCTGATCTTCACGTATTTCGCGATGGACCTGGCCCTGGCCGGGATCTAA
- a CDS encoding glutathione binding-like protein, whose product MTDLSAFPITRKWPAQYPEWIQLYSLPTPNGVKVSIMLEEIGLPYEPHRVGFDTNDQLSPEFLSLNPNNKIPAILDPHGPDDKPLQLFESGAILIYLADKSGQLLAQESAARYETIQWLMFQMGGIGPMFGQLGFFNKFAGKDYEDKRPRDRYVEESKRLLKVLDGRLEGRDWIMGERYTIADIATFPWVRNLIGFYEAGDLVGIKNFPNVTRVLERFLARPAVMRGLEIPK is encoded by the coding sequence ATGACCGATCTGTCTGCGTTCCCCATCACCCGGAAATGGCCGGCCCAATACCCTGAGTGGATTCAGCTCTACTCCTTGCCGACTCCCAACGGCGTCAAGGTGTCGATCATGCTCGAAGAGATCGGACTGCCCTACGAACCGCATCGTGTGGGCTTCGATACCAACGACCAGTTGTCTCCCGAGTTTCTTTCGCTCAATCCCAACAACAAGATCCCGGCGATCCTCGACCCCCACGGTCCGGACGACAAGCCGCTGCAGTTGTTCGAGTCAGGGGCGATTCTGATCTACCTCGCGGACAAGAGCGGGCAATTGCTGGCGCAGGAATCGGCGGCGCGTTACGAGACGATCCAGTGGCTGATGTTTCAGATGGGGGGGATCGGGCCCATGTTTGGCCAGCTCGGTTTTTTCAACAAATTCGCTGGCAAGGACTACGAAGACAAACGGCCTCGGGATCGCTACGTCGAGGAAAGTAAACGTTTGTTAAAAGTGCTTGATGGCCGTCTGGAAGGGCGCGACTGGATCATGGGCGAGCGCTACACCATCGCCGACATCGCGACGTTCCCGTGGGTGCGCAACCTGATCGGCTTCTACGAGGCGGGCGATCTGGTGGGCATCAAGAATTTCCCGAACGTCACGCGGGTGCTGGAGCGTTTCCTCGCACGGCCGGCGGTGATGCGCGGCCTGGAAATTCCCAAGTAG